The following proteins come from a genomic window of Vidua chalybeata isolate OUT-0048 chromosome 2, bVidCha1 merged haplotype, whole genome shotgun sequence:
- the CLDN14 gene encoding claudin-14, giving the protein MASWALELLGFSLSLLGFVGTLIATILPHWWRSAHVGANIITAVAYVKGLWMECVWHSTGVYQCQAHRSQLALPAELRAARAMMVISCLLAVLAAGVAVVGMRCTHCAEGSPAKASIAGSGGIGFVAAGLLCLVPVSWSTNDVVVDFYNPTLPAGMKYEIGQALYLGFVSSALTILGGALLCTSCLGNETPFQPHAGAGAPPSSRPPSAFKGNHAPSLTSASHSGYRLSDYV; this is encoded by the coding sequence ATGGCGAGCTGGGCCTTGGAGCTGCTCGGCTTCTCCCTGAGCCTGCTGGGCTTCGTTGGGACGTTGATTGCCACCATCCTGCCGCACTGGTGGCGCTCGGCGCACGTGGGCGCCAACATCATCACGGCCGTGGCCTACGTGAAGGGGCTGTGGATGGAGTGCGTGTGGCACAGCACCGGCGTCTACCAGTGCCAAGCGCACCGCTCCCAGCTGGCGCTGCCCGCCGAGCTCCGCGCCGCCCGGGCCATGATGGtcatctcctgcctgctggcCGTGCTGGCGGCCGGCGTGGCCGTGGTGGGCATGAGGTGCACGCACTGCGCCGAGGGCAGCCCCGCCAAGGCCTCCATCGCCGGCTCCGGCGGGATCGGCTTCGTGGCGGCcgggctgctctgcctggtgcCGGTGTCGTGGAGCACCAACGACGTCGTCGTGGATTTCTACAACCCCACGCTGCCCGCTGGGATGAAGTACGAGATAGGGCAGGCTCTTTATCTGGGATTTGTCTCCTCGGCCTTGACCATCCTGGGCGGGGCCCTGCTGTGCACGTCGTGCCTTGGGAATGAGACGCCTTTCCAGCCGCATGCCGGGGCCGGAGCGCCTCCATCCTCCAGGCCACCGAGTGCCTTCAAGGGCAACCACGCTCCTTCCCTGACATCTGCGTCCCACAGCGGCTACAGACTGAGCGACTACGTGTGA